Genomic window (Vidua macroura isolate BioBank_ID:100142 chromosome 3, ASM2450914v1, whole genome shotgun sequence):
GATGTTAAACCCACAGGATTATGCAGTTTAAGAacggccagattaaaatgagTTTctctcaacaacaacaaaaaaaaataggttcTTTATAGTAATAAGTTATTAAGAGTGATCCCTTGCTAATTGCTGACTAATCATGCAACTTGCAAAGCCTGTCTTGTTGCTTGTCCTGAGGTAACTATTCATAGAAGCTTTTGGGTTAAAACAtagaaagataaataaaaaggatATTCAAAGTAACACAAACCACACTCCATTGCAActagtatttattaaaaatacagtggACAAGAAAAGCAAGCCTCCAAAAAGTAGTCATCAACATATATTACACCATGGCCCACCTAGCAccatagaaacacagaatgcTCTCAACCCATTTCTCTCGCAAAATGTTGACTCATGTTTGGTTCATTACCTAAAAATGTGCATAGTTTAAAGACTTGATAATATAGCATGAGCATAAAATGGCACCAAAGTCAGTTTGCCCTGCACTTCCAGCCACTCTCAAACCAAGGAAGCAGTGAAGTGTGCGTAAGTAGCGAGAGAGATGTACGTGGTGGTCATGCGTGTGCTGAGTAGTCCCTGGTATGGCCCTGAGTCCTTTGTGTAAGCTTTACAGCATGACAGCAAGCTTGAATCATATGCCCAAAGCATTGTTTTATTGCTACTGAGTACataaagtttctttttcattttcaaaattagcTAGAGCCTGGGGCAAGCTAGGAGGGCAGGGTGTGTTGTGCATGATGAGGGGAGGTTAAGTGCTTGTGTCAGTCAGTAGACTTAGCAGGTTACACCTGTGCTTCCTTTTCCTGGCACTTTGTTTCCATGCTGAGCTAAGGAAACTTTCGTGCTATGGGCACAGCAGTTCCACAGATGAATGCAATCTCTTGTATTTGCAGGATTGGGCTCCCAGCCACTGACACTGTTGGTGTCAGTATGGCAGTGCTAGCTACGCTCCTGGGAATGACAGGGAGTCAAAGACTTCAGCAATGTATGTAGATTGTCCTGGTTCTGGCCAGGACATGGGTAATTTTTGCAGAAGCCAAGAGAGGGCATGGCTAACAGCATGGGGGGTTATCATGGGGACCAGGGAAGGGGTCTCTTTCAGTAAGGAAACAGTCACATAGTGCCCGTTCTATTATTGAAggtgttcattttcttattccattgctgtttccagtaaattgttcttatctgaACCCATGATCTTTACCTACTGTGCCTCCaaattctcctctccagcctgccacagggagagaggagtgagcAAAAATGGAACACTGAATTgggaataccattcctaaaccacatTATTAATGTACAAATGCTTATAGATTTTGGGCACCAAGCTTTCgagatttctttccctttcgGCTATAGCTGCTATGTCTGTCGCTCTCTGCACCAAAAAAGAATCAAATCAATTCACCTGCAATGGAAAGAGTGTCTTTTGTTGTAGCTGGTGTATGAGATTTCTGAAGGATCTGTAGCAAAACCTATTGCCTCCTCATTTGAGACCTGTGCTTACTTTACACGAGCAGGATGTGCATGGCAGCGTGGTGTGCTCACAGTACTTTAACTTCTTAAGcttaagatgattttttttatagtGTCTTTGACCTTGCTAGAGTTGTCTTTGACCTGCTGCTTTGACCCTGTGTGTATGAAGGGAGCACCCTGAATAATGTGCAGCTTCACATTAGCCATAAACAACCAGTAACACCCTGTTTAGAGCACTTAAGTTAACATTTGAAAAGCAGCCATTAATATTAACAAGAATGTTGAGTAATTTCTTCTCTAAGACAGTTAATTACCAAGGCTAATTAATGCTACATGACTGTGGCCACTGCTACATTTATGGGGACACTTAAGTGCTCCAAGGCCAGACGACTTTATGAAAAGCAAATCAGAGAAACATGCTGGAAAACACTCTGGCAGAGGCAACTTTAACTATCTTCATTTTCCAAGTGGCCACTAGTATTAAAGTCTGTTTTATCTGTCAGAACTACGCAGGTTGCTGGTTCCTAGGAGGTGCACCATAGTATTAAAAATTTGGAGTCTTCTAGGGTTTGGTGCAACATCTCCTTCTGAAGTCAAGGAGAGCTTAGTATTTACTTCTGTGCATGGCAAAATTAATCCCTTAAGAATGCAAACAGGGCATCCATGGATTTCAGTGCTAAGGTCAAAATGCTGGAATATGCTTCTAACATTGTAAAACATACCTTTCagatcagaaaaataattcttccaAACCCAGAAATCCTCTTTCTGCATCGTGTTTTACAGAGTGCAAGGCagaaaactgtcttttttttttccttttgaaactgATTATCTGGCTATTTCCCACTTGCATGTgtctcttatgaggaaaggcagagggagctgggcctgttcacCATCCAGAAAAGATGACTGATGTCTCATTGTATATCAGTGTCTAAGGGGGAGATGCCAAGATTATAGAGCCAGGTTCTTCTTGGTGATGctgagcaataggacaagaggccaTGGAaggaaactgatgcacaggatgTTCCACGTGAATTTTTTACTTTGCAGGTGACTCAGCACTTAAACAGATTGCTCAGAGAAATTATGGAGGCTTCCTCAAGGGAGATATTCCAGTCTGGACACAACACTGTCCCATGTGCTCTGGGTGCCTGAGCTggaaggttggaccagatgacccactgttGTCCTTTCCACCCTTACCCatccattctgggattctttgattctgtgaagGGAAGCAGTAGCACTGCAAAGTGATGGGAGCTGCTCCTTGACTCTGACTGTTCCATGTTTATAATCTCTGCTGTATGGTGAAGTTCCCCAGCTGTGTTCTTCTCACTGTCACCCTCTAAATTCAATGAAGAAGGTCAGGGGAAAGACAGACAAACACAATTCCAAAATCTTAATCCTTGACTTAAAAATAGTTGCCAAATAAAAGCACTTTCAGCTGGCTTAATTTCCAGAGCTCACAGTTGCACGGTGTGATGACAGCAGGTGTATTTcacagcacaaaggaaaaaaaaaaaccaaaaaaaatatccaaaaaacTCTGTGGTATAAGCAGGAATCTTTTCTCAGTCTCATCATGAGGACACTGAAATGGAGGTACTGGCAGAGTGGAGAAGTCCTCTAGAAAATACACATGATTTTCAACAGGGATAAGTGGCTCCACTGTTCAAGTGAGCTGACAGAGTAAGGCAATGCTGGAGGCATGGGGTTGCTGTACTGTACACATCTGCTGAGGTCTCCAAGCCCACCAGCCGAGCAAAAGAACTTCTGTTAGAGGCTGAACAGAAACAGTGGTCACTTGGAGGGCTGGAGGTATCTGAATATTATCTAGACCCTTGAGAAGTCTCCCCTCTGCCCACCTGTCTTACTAATCAACTTCACCTCTTGGATGACAATGTCATGAGTGACTGCTTTGCACATGTCATACACTGTCAGcgcagccaggctggcagctgtgagAGCCTCCATCTCCACACCTGTCCGCCCCCAGGTGTGACAGGAGCTGTGAATCACCACTGCATGTCTGGCCTCATCCAGGCTCAGAGACACCTCAACATGGTACAGAGGGATGTTGTGACACAATGGGATCAACTGGCTGGTCAGCTTGGCTCCCTGAATTCCTGCAATTTGGGCTACTGCCAGCACATCCCCTTTCTTCACCTGGTTTTGCCTCACCATCCTGAATGCCTTCTCACCCAGGAGGACCACGGCACCAGCAACAGCACTTCTTCTGGAATCTGGCTTCCCTCCGACATCAACCATTGTGGCCCGTCCTTCCTCATCAGTGTGGGTCAAGTTGTCAGAGGCACGAGGTACCTTGGCAGAAGATCCTGAATCCCTGGTATGGAATTCAGATCCTGAACATGCCTCTTTGGATTGACAGTCCACAGGAACTTGGCCAACAGAAGCATCAAGGCACTTTGTATCAAATGTGGAGCTTGGGTCCTTCTGGAAGACACAGTAGCCTCGGAGCTGGGTTTGTAGAATTCCTGTTGCTAAGTGCCACTGTTTCTCTGGGTGAGATCCTGGTAGGAAAATTTGTcctgtgaatttatttttcattgatgcttttccattttgtttggGTAAAATTGCTCTCAAAGTCAGCCAATGGCTAAATGTGTGGCCCCACTGTTTTGAATTTGGGGAATTCTGTAGGGCATCTTGGCATAGTGGGAATGACATCAATGCaggctctggggaaaaaaacaaaaagtaagaTGAGAAGAACATCTTACTAACTGGAAAGCTAAACTGCCTGTAGCAGCTGAGAACCCTGCCAGAAAACTGCTTGGGACTTCCTGTGTTGCAAAAACCTCAATAAGCCTGAAAACATCCACTCTTTTCCTCTAGCTCCTTCTCTCTCATCAGTTCCCTGCATTTCCTggtttttgtattaaaaatcaCAAGACTCAGACTAATTTTAAAGTCCCtgacaaaaagaaacaacttACTTTCTGAAAGTATCAACACCTTTTGAGAAACAGCAGCCAAGAAAGCTTATAGGAGCATCAGTTCTGAAGAAAAGTGAATCACAGCATCCATTTGGGACCATCCCAGCACCAGCCTTCTTTCAAAAGCTTGGCAGGGTTAATAGGAAATTCTTACACTCAGATTCTCAGTTCTGCCTTTCCAAAcacctccctcccagcacaggcagctacACTTCCTCCTTTCATCTCCTTCTGCAGGGAAGGGTCATGCCAGCACTTGAGGACAGCAGGGACTACAAGAACTGCAACTGCACTATCTCCAGTCTCAGAGGGTGATGGGAACTTCTCATATTATTGCCAGCTCTTAACGTGTTAATGACAGCTGAAGTTTAAGCACTGGAAAAACCACAGTCCCCTCACTGACAGACAGATTTTAAATCTACTCAGAAGCATGTTCCAAGTCgagctggcagagctcccagctggcAGAGAGGTAGTAAGCCCTCCTGCCCCTTTTCACCATTTAATCCTTTGGTTTTGGCATTTGCACTGGGCTAAATGCCAAGTGTGAAGACAGAAGGAGTCTCTTTCACGTTAAAgtgaataaaatgttttgtaagTAAAGAAAGCAGTATAGAGGTAAGTGGCTAAGCCCTGGTTTAACAGCACCACTGATAAgcatgtttctctttttctgaagctcctcctctccctgccctgagaAATGTGGCATTAGGCTGTGCTCAGTAACTTCCTTTGGTAGTTCTGGTATTCAAGGACTCCCTTTTCAACCTATCCACAGGTGCATCAAAGCAgcttcctgcccctctgcacATTGCTGAGCTacctctgctgcccagggactgTCCACAGTCCTGACAGTAACAGACAAAGTGTGGACAAAGGTCTAGTTCTGCtccttcatctttttttaaaaacaaacccaccaaaCTCTTCCTTGTTACTCCCAGCATCTGCTAAAACAAGACTGATGCACTTAGTACCATTTTCATCCAGAGTACCCTCAAAACATTGGTCTGAAAGTACCATTCCTGAAGCTTAAATCAACCACAGATTTCATTATTATAACCACTGCAATAACCTAAATTCAGGCAAAGGCCTTTTTTCATCTACAGCTGATGGCCTATACACCAAAAGTAAGATTCCTGCAAGTTTGAAGGCATGTATACCTCAGAGGAATGGGATTAAATGGGCATAAATGTACTGAGTGcaacatttctctgctttagaaaagcacagaaaattattttcttattcctCTTCTCTTGCTCTCTCTTTTCATAGTGGGGCCTAACCTGaatattccttttaaaatccaGGAACTCAAAGCACTCTGTTCTTCTGGATTCCTTGATAAGCTTTAAAGCTGAAGCTAAACCCCTGTGAAAGTGTCTTGTTTTCAGGAGAAGCCAGACTGCAAAGGCAGACAAGTACTTCCTTCCACAGGGTAAACACACtagggtgggagcagggagaaaagtTTGCTCAAGTCAAGTGGGAAGAAAACAGACAGCCAGAGACAGTAATGAGTTCAGAAAAGcatctttgcttttctgaacAACCTACACTTCTTGAAGTTGTATCTAGTCATCTCTATTTGAAACCAAATTGCTCATAtacctaccaaaaaaaaaaaaggtaatggTTTTCTACTGCACTATATACTGAAACCATCTGATAAATTCCATCTCCTTATAGCCTACTACTGCACCTCAAGTTTAATTGTGTCAGCTTCCAACTAGCACAATCTCagggggagaaaagaaggcAGGAGATACTTAATGAGGAAATTCCCGTAACTGAAGTGAACCCAGGGGAAGAAGAACCTGCTGAAAGGAGTATTTTGATTAAGGGAAATAAGATACAAACCATATAGCAAAGAATTAGACAACAGCAGTGCAGAGAAGACACCAGGTTTGGCTCACTGGGTCTAGCAAAACCAATTAGTGATTTCTACAGCATTcattaaatttcattaaattaattCCATATACACACTCCCCCACTGACTGCTTGCACGCCAGCATTATTTGAAGTTTGTAACTAATTCAAAACACAATTAGGAAATCTCCTAATGATTCCCCATGTGTCACAGTGGGATACTCTCCACTCATCTCCAGTGTCTCTACTGATGCGGTGACTGCCAGCAGTCAGTCTCAAAGGGAGATGGAACAGCTGAAGGAGGAGGACCTGGACAGACTGCCTCTTTCACTGCATGTAAGACAATGTTAAAGCACTTTTCAAAAGGAAGTTGGGTTGTTCTGACCTGCAGACATCCAAACATTGCTATGAATGCTAACTTTGGAGTATGGAAATTCTTTCAAAGAGAACTTGAAAAATTATGTAGGTCTCAGTGATGAGCTGTCAAGAGTTTAATACAGtgttttttcatcttaaaaaaaaaaaaaatcttttcctcatGCAGCAAGTCAATACACACTTTAAACAAAGGGTCCTCCTTACCCTTTTTCTGGAACATAATGCAGCAGTGGCCAAATACTAGCAAGCAAAGGCACAATCTTGCACCAGTCAACATGGAAAATGATGGCCCTTTAAAGTGGGGCACCAAGTGAAAAACATTCCCAGTGAAGAACTATGTTGAAGACCTCTGTGGATCCTATTTCTTAATAATGGCAACATAAGTACAAGCCCAAGGGGCTTGGTTTAAAAATAGAGTAGTTGTTATTATAATATCACCTGTTCCAAAGACCTGCAGATTAATGCATGTTCTCCTCTCCAAGAGTACCTGTTTTAAAACCTGTGTTTTAAGCTGCCCAGCAGCTAACCTGCTCCAAAACATCAATGGGAGGATGAGAGTTTGGATTTGAAACATAATGTTCCATGTCTTTCacccttgtttttttttccccacacctTGCTCATAAGGAACAACAAAACATCTTGATATTAACCTCACAAAACTAACTCTTGTAACCATTTCTTAAGGTTTTTTGAAAGACAGCTATTTTACAGAATAGATAAACAGAGGCATAGACAAGGTAAAATCACACTGAAGGAGATGTTAAAAATCAGTAAGAGAACCACAGCAGTACTACATCACTCGTGAACAGAGCTTCAGGCAGAAGGGAGAGCTAGCAAACAGCTTCAATAGACactagaaggaaagaaaaggctctTGGTTCATAGGTCTTTCATGGTTATGTTCTGAGACTTCGCAGCAATAAGaggcaattttaaaagaatgaaactCCTCATGTCAGATTCTGAAGTCGTAGTGAGGTAGGAACACTTGCATTTCTGTCAGCTTGATGGCTCTATGTATGTTACAAACAAAGCTGAATTTCTTAATCCATGGATAAACTCCATTCTGCATCCTTTATATTTATATGGCAATACGGTCAAAACTCACCTCAAATTGTCTTATAAGTAACTACACTGTTCTACTTAAGTACAAAGGAAGATGATAGGAAATAAGGTAGGAAGGTTGATTAGAAAATGTAATGAAGTGTCTTAATTagagcaaacaaaaccagggcTGTCAACTGGAAAACTGGGTAAGGTTCAGTAGGGACATTAaacctttcctcctcctccacttcAGCATGTTAACTATAACTGGCTAATTAAGAAGCCCATTTCTTTGCCTAAACCTAGGGCAGAACCACAAGCCAGACTTAGAAGCCAAATCTACTCTGCTCCCTCAAAGACAGAAACCAAACCACTGTATGATTTTTACGTACTGATTTGTCACCCACCAATCAGGACCATTGGCCGGTTTTTCATCCGGGAAATGTTAAACATgcctagaaataaaataaggaacACATAAAAATCCCAGCTTTTTAGGCTTTAAGTCATGCATCTGGTTTACATGTTtagttttctgttcttcagagTATAACCTGCATGCTAGGAAAAACAAAGCTCAGTAAAGACCAAGGGAACTGGAGGAGGGGGAATCCAGCGTGGTATAATTTAAAACTCTTAGATGCCTGAGTCTCCAGGCATCCAGCTGCTGAGGGTCTATCACGCTGCAGAACCCTTTTCCAGAAAGCTTGCCATAATGTGAATTACAGTCTACCTACTACAGAATTCAATCTATTTGAGACTATCTTGTCTCTAACAATGGCATTTGACTGTTCTAGTTCTATAGATAAGCTGTTAATAAGTGTTCCAGTTGAAAGAAGTTTGATCACAGAAAGCTCCAGGGACAATAATGAGATTAACACAAATTGGGAGAAGATTATGTCAGGTAAGTGCTGATGATCGCAAAATTACTTTAGTAAACTCTTCCCCATCCACTCCCTCCTTTCCCAAACCAGAATTCATAAATGAAGGGTCTACAAATAAAGGAACCAATCCCACCCCACCTTCCCTTATAAGGCACTATTTTATCTGCATCAGACCAACGTCCTTTGCAAGTTAGTCTACGCTTAGATTTAAAAGCTACCTTTAAATTTGTTTCACACAttaggagaaaagggaaaaacctACTGTTATGAAGCTGTCAGACtctgcaagaaaacaaaaaggccAAAGCATATTTTTAGTGTATATGGGACTAATCCATGATTATAAAGCCAGTTCATGTACAAGAGGTCaacattcccagctggagccagaTTACAAAAATTCAGGTTCAGATGTTAATGTTTATATCAATATAAATTCAGAAAAGACAAATGCAGCCTGAGAATGTGACTGCATCATCATGGACCTTGTGTCACAACCTTATGCAGAGCACTAGATGAGTACTCACAAAGTGCTGCATGGTGACAAAGAGATTTGTCACTTCTAGAAACATGTTAATGCAGTATTTGGATTGACAGCTTAATTTAGTCCTTCTTTTACAgcaaactaattaaaaaaaaaaaaagggatccATTACAACTACTTAGCTTTACACTTTGCGGTTGCTGTCATGAGCAGTGGTATTTTCACCTATTTGAGAGCAGAAGTCAGTCCAAAAGTCTTTCAGACAGTTTGGATTCTAACTCTCATGGAAGGTTACAAGTACCAGGACACTGTTTTCCCTATCACTGCTGTTATTTCTCAACAAAGTACAACAAACATACCAgcatgctgtttcttttttctgcccactgctgctccaaTGATTTGAATCAACTCCTTCTCTGAAGCACCCGACCGGAGGTGATCCCTCAAGGACACTTCTGAATTCCCAAAAAGGCACACCTGCAGCAAAcccagggaagcagaggaggagaaatgagaaagaataaaataaattacttttacaaGTATTTTGTACTAACCTCAAAGTGAAGAGCTTTGAAGAGGCCTACCCTATTGAAGGAAACATTTATGGAgattgttttctttatctctcctcATGTACACACAGACAGCCTGGGATGTTTATGCAGCCTAAGCTCATTGGACCTTGAGGCTGCCTCGGTCATCTGATGttaggcagcagcacagctgttgTCAATATCAGGTGACAATGCGTAAGTGccaatttttaattgaaaactttaattttcccCCAGAAACTGCCAGTTTCAACGTGGCAGGAAATGGTTATCCCTCCTTGTTCTACAATCATTGAGCAAGTGTACAGGCTGCTCTTGAAGGAGAAGAGTTACAAGTTGTTTGG
Coding sequences:
- the MOCS1 gene encoding molybdenum cofactor biosynthesis protein 1 isoform X2, encoding MLKELQSSGRERFVLEHAAPFSAFLMDSFGRQHNYLRISLTEKCNLRCQYCMPEEGVQLTPKSELLTAQEIITLARLFVKEGVDKIRLTGGEPLIRPDVVDIVGELYKLEGLKTIAVTTNGINLTRVLPQLKEAGLNAINISLDTLVPAKFEFIVRRKGFHKVMEGIHKATELGYHPVKVNCVVMRGFNEDEVLDFVDFTKDLPLDVRFIEYMPFDGNKWNFKKMVSYKEMLDTIKQRWPELEKLPCETSSTAKSYKVPHFQGQISFITSMSEHFCGSCNRLRITADGNLKVCLFGNSEVSLRDHLRSGASEKELIQIIGAAVGRKKKQHAEPALMSFPLCQDALQNSPNSKQWGHTFSHWLTLRAILPKQNGKASMKNKFTGQIFLPGSHPEKQWHLATGILQTQLRGYCVFQKDPSSTFDTKCLDASVGQVPVDCQSKEACSGSEFHTRDSGSSAKVPRASDNLTHTDEEGRATMVDVGGKPDSRRSAVAGAVVLLGEKAFRMVRQNQVKKGDVLAVAQIAGIQGAKLTSQLIPLCHNIPLYHVEVSLSLDEARHAVVIHSSCHTWGRTGVEMEALTAASLAALTVYDMCKAVTHDIVIQEVKLISKTGGQRGDFSRV
- the MOCS1 gene encoding molybdenum cofactor biosynthesis protein 1 isoform X3, which produces MDSFGRQHNYLRISLTEKCNLRCQYCMPEEGVQLTPKSELLTAQEIITLARLFVKEGVDKIRLTGGEPLIRPDVVDIVGELYKLEGLKTIAVTTNGINLTRVLPQLKEAGLNAINISLDTLVPAKFEFIVRRKGFHKVMEGIHKATELGYHPVKVNCVVMRGFNEDEVLDFVDFTKDLPLDVRFIEYMPFDGNKWNFKKMVSYKEMLDTIKQRWPELEKLPCETSSTAKSYKVPHFQGQISFITSMSEHFCGSCNRLRITADGNLKVCLFGNSEVSLRDHLRSGASEKELIQIIGAAVGRKKKQHAGMFNISRMKNRPMVLIEPALMSFPLCQDALQNSPNSKQWGHTFSHWLTLRAILPKQNGKASMKNKFTGQIFLPGSHPEKQWHLATGILQTQLRGYCVFQKDPSSTFDTKCLDASVGQVPVDCQSKEACSGSEFHTRDSGSSAKVPRASDNLTHTDEEGRATMVDVGGKPDSRRSAVAGAVVLLGEKAFRMVRQNQVKKGDVLAVAQIAGIQGAKLTSQLIPLCHNIPLYHVEVSLSLDEARHAVVIHSSCHTWGRTGVEMEALTAASLAALTVYDMCKAVTHDIVIQEVKLISKTGGQRGDFSRV
- the MOCS1 gene encoding molybdenum cofactor biosynthesis protein 1 isoform X1; protein product: MLKELQSSGRERFVLEHAAPFSAFLMDSFGRQHNYLRISLTEKCNLRCQYCMPEEGVQLTPKSELLTAQEIITLARLFVKEGVDKIRLTGGEPLIRPDVVDIVGELYKLEGLKTIAVTTNGINLTRVLPQLKEAGLNAINISLDTLVPAKFEFIVRRKGFHKVMEGIHKATELGYHPVKVNCVVMRGFNEDEVLDFVDFTKDLPLDVRFIEYMPFDGNKWNFKKMVSYKEMLDTIKQRWPELEKLPCETSSTAKSYKVPHFQGQISFITSMSEHFCGSCNRLRITADGNLKVCLFGNSEVSLRDHLRSGASEKELIQIIGAAVGRKKKQHAGMFNISRMKNRPMVLIEPALMSFPLCQDALQNSPNSKQWGHTFSHWLTLRAILPKQNGKASMKNKFTGQIFLPGSHPEKQWHLATGILQTQLRGYCVFQKDPSSTFDTKCLDASVGQVPVDCQSKEACSGSEFHTRDSGSSAKVPRASDNLTHTDEEGRATMVDVGGKPDSRRSAVAGAVVLLGEKAFRMVRQNQVKKGDVLAVAQIAGIQGAKLTSQLIPLCHNIPLYHVEVSLSLDEARHAVVIHSSCHTWGRTGVEMEALTAASLAALTVYDMCKAVTHDIVIQEVKLISKTGGQRGDFSRV